A single window of Mycolicibacterium aurum DNA harbors:
- the thrC gene encoding threonine synthase has product MNVTRAVHQPWPGLIEAYRDRLPVEDSWTPITLREGGTPLLPAPRLSEYTGCTVHLKVEGLNPTGSFKDRGMTMAVTEAVSRGQEAVLCASTGNTSASAAAYAARAGITCAVLVPQGKIAMGKLAQAVMHGAKIIQIDGNFDDCLELARKLTSDFPSVSLVNSVNPFRIEGQKTAAFEIVDALGDAPDIHALPVGNAGNITAYWKGYTEYHADGLTTRLPRMLGTQAAGAAPLVHGEPVSDPETIATAIRIGSPASWSSAVEAQQQSDGRFLAATDEEILAAYHLVARAEGVFVEPASAASIAGLLKSIEDGWVAKGSTVVCTVTGNGLKDPDTALKGMPAVIAVPVDPVAVVAKLGLV; this is encoded by the coding sequence GTGAATGTCACCCGTGCCGTGCACCAACCCTGGCCCGGCCTGATCGAGGCGTATCGCGACCGGTTGCCGGTCGAGGACAGCTGGACCCCTATCACGTTGCGGGAGGGCGGAACCCCGCTGCTGCCGGCACCACGGCTGTCGGAATACACCGGCTGCACAGTGCACCTGAAGGTCGAGGGGCTCAACCCCACCGGGTCGTTCAAGGATCGCGGCATGACCATGGCCGTGACGGAGGCGGTGTCCCGCGGCCAGGAGGCAGTGCTCTGCGCATCCACGGGCAACACCTCGGCGTCGGCGGCTGCCTACGCGGCTCGGGCGGGCATCACCTGTGCGGTGCTGGTGCCGCAGGGCAAGATCGCGATGGGCAAGCTGGCGCAGGCCGTCATGCACGGCGCCAAGATCATCCAGATCGACGGCAACTTCGACGACTGCCTCGAGCTTGCGCGCAAGCTGACGTCTGATTTCCCGAGCGTGTCACTTGTCAACTCGGTCAACCCGTTCCGGATCGAAGGTCAGAAGACGGCCGCCTTCGAGATCGTCGACGCACTCGGTGATGCGCCCGACATTCATGCGTTGCCCGTCGGCAACGCAGGCAACATCACGGCCTACTGGAAGGGCTACACCGAGTACCACGCAGACGGCCTGACCACGCGGCTGCCGCGCATGCTCGGCACACAGGCCGCGGGTGCAGCGCCGCTGGTGCACGGGGAACCGGTCAGCGATCCCGAGACCATCGCCACCGCCATCCGGATCGGCTCACCCGCGTCCTGGAGTTCCGCGGTAGAGGCCCAGCAGCAGTCCGACGGCCGCTTCCTGGCTGCCACCGACGAGGAGATCCTGGCCGCTTACCATCTGGTCGCCCGCGCCGAAGGAGTCTTCGTCGAGCCGGCCTCGGCGGCGAGCATCGCCGGCCTGCTGAAGTCCATCGAAGATGGTTGGGTCGCCAAGGGTTCGACTGTCGTGTGCACCGTGACCGGCAACGGGCTCAAGGATCCCGACACCGCCCTCAAAGGCATGCCTGCGGTCATCGCCGTGCCGGTCGACCCGGTCGCCGTGGTCGCCAAGCTCGGCCTGGTCTAG
- the thrB gene encoding homoserine kinase — protein sequence MTRTLPPGLAATAVVAASSANLGPGFDSMGLAVSIYDEIALETTDSGLVIEVEGEGEGQVPLDASHLVVRAIERGLRENGLAASGLIVRCRNNIPHSRGLGSSAAAVVGGLAAANGLAAQYDCTPMSTERLVQVSSEFEGHPDNAAAAVLGGAVVSWTEPGVDAPGYGAAPIRLHPDINIFTAIPQVRSSTAETRVLLPEQVSHTEARFNVSRAALLVVALTERPDLLMLATEDALHQPQRAAAMPASAEYLAVLRRCGVAAVLSGAGPAVLALSTETDLPAEAVEYGSRSGFTVGRMSVGDGVTWSSGASVRSRMTSGQQ from the coding sequence GTGACCCGCACACTCCCTCCCGGTCTGGCCGCCACGGCCGTGGTCGCGGCCTCGAGCGCCAATCTGGGCCCAGGCTTCGACTCCATGGGTCTGGCAGTCAGCATCTACGACGAGATCGCGCTTGAGACAACCGACTCCGGCCTTGTCATCGAGGTCGAGGGCGAAGGCGAAGGCCAGGTTCCGCTGGACGCTTCGCACCTGGTGGTCCGTGCCATCGAGCGTGGCCTGCGGGAGAACGGTCTGGCCGCGTCCGGGCTCATTGTGCGGTGCCGCAACAACATTCCGCATTCCCGAGGTCTCGGGTCTTCGGCTGCTGCAGTGGTTGGCGGTCTGGCTGCCGCCAACGGTCTTGCGGCGCAATACGATTGCACTCCGATGTCGACCGAGCGCTTGGTTCAGGTGTCCTCGGAGTTCGAAGGCCACCCGGACAACGCGGCGGCCGCGGTTCTCGGCGGTGCCGTGGTGTCCTGGACCGAACCCGGCGTCGATGCGCCGGGCTACGGCGCAGCGCCGATCCGGCTGCATCCCGACATCAATATCTTCACCGCGATTCCGCAGGTGCGGTCGTCGACCGCGGAGACCCGGGTCCTGTTGCCCGAGCAGGTCAGCCACACCGAAGCTCGTTTCAATGTCAGTCGCGCCGCGCTGCTGGTGGTCGCACTCACCGAGCGCCCGGATCTGTTGATGCTCGCAACCGAGGATGCGCTCCATCAGCCGCAGCGGGCCGCCGCGATGCCGGCGTCGGCGGAATACCTCGCGGTGCTGCGGCGTTGTGGAGTTGCGGCAGTGTTGTCAGGAGCCGGGCCCGCAGTGCTTGCACTGAGCACCGAGACTGATTTACCTGCCGAAGCCGTCGAATACGGCAGCCGCAGCGGGTTCACCGTCGGCAGGATGTCCGTCGGCGACGGCGTAACGTGGTCGTCAGGAGCATCTGTCCGCAGCCGGATGACGAGTGGGCAGCAGTAA
- a CDS encoding maleylpyruvate isomerase family mycothiol-dependent enzyme, protein MDRDTVWKHIDEQRRGMADLIEQIDADNPAAWDTPSLCTGWTVRHVAAHLTHSTISAPRMLLEAARSGFRFNAVVNRMAVTDTRPPAELAAALRSVVGTRRHPPGTTELDPLTDVLVHAQDICVPLGIHRPMPVDAAVAAAERVWGMGFPFRARKRLAGTRLVATDADFSAGEGREVAAPIRDLLMLLTGRPAAVAESL, encoded by the coding sequence ATGGATCGTGACACTGTGTGGAAGCACATCGACGAGCAGCGGCGGGGGATGGCCGACCTGATCGAGCAGATCGATGCCGACAATCCCGCGGCGTGGGACACGCCCTCGCTGTGCACGGGCTGGACCGTTCGTCACGTCGCAGCGCATCTGACGCATTCCACGATCAGTGCGCCTCGCATGCTGCTGGAGGCCGCGCGCAGCGGCTTCCGGTTCAACGCTGTGGTCAACCGGATGGCCGTCACCGACACCAGGCCGCCCGCGGAACTGGCCGCCGCCCTGCGCTCCGTCGTCGGGACCCGGCGACATCCCCCGGGAACCACCGAACTCGACCCGCTGACCGACGTCCTCGTGCACGCCCAGGACATCTGCGTACCCCTCGGGATCCACCGACCCATGCCCGTCGACGCGGCCGTCGCGGCGGCAGAGCGGGTGTGGGGCATGGGGTTTCCCTTCCGGGCGCGGAAACGCTTGGCCGGCACCAGGTTGGTGGCGACCGACGCGGACTTCTCCGCCGGCGAAGGGCGGGAGGTGGCGGCCCCTATCCGCGACCTGCTGATGCTGCTGACCGGACGGCCCGCGGCGGTCGCCGAGTCGCTGTAG
- a CDS encoding MarR family winged helix-turn-helix transcriptional regulator: MDEQPSTAVLMFIAHREAESRVMAALARSGADDLTLAQSRLLQRLDPAGMRLTDLADHSGVTKQTAGALVDQLERAGYVARRMDPTDARARLVTLSDKGVEVCRSAAREVAAVEREWRKHLGDRRFDAMRAALLSLRDITDPYR; encoded by the coding sequence ATGGACGAACAGCCGAGCACCGCGGTGCTCATGTTCATCGCACACCGCGAGGCCGAGAGCCGGGTGATGGCCGCGCTGGCGCGGTCCGGCGCCGACGACCTGACCCTCGCCCAGTCGCGGCTGCTACAGCGGCTCGATCCCGCCGGGATGCGGCTGACGGATCTCGCCGACCACTCAGGGGTGACCAAACAGACGGCGGGCGCCCTTGTCGATCAGCTCGAGCGCGCCGGATACGTGGCGCGCCGGATGGATCCGACCGATGCCAGAGCTCGCCTGGTGACGCTGAGCGACAAAGGCGTCGAGGTATGCCGGAGTGCGGCCCGCGAGGTGGCCGCGGTTGAGCGGGAGTGGCGAAAGCACTTGGGCGACAGGCGTTTCGACGCAATGCGGGCCGCGCTGCTCTCGCTGCGCGACATCACCGACCCATACAGGTGA
- the rpmE gene encoding 50S ribosomal protein L31, with amino-acid sequence MKSGIHPDYVETTVLCGCGASFTTRSTKKSGNITVEVCAQCHPFYTGKQKILDSGGRVARFEKRYGKRKAAGETADK; translated from the coding sequence ATGAAATCGGGTATTCACCCTGACTATGTCGAGACCACCGTGCTGTGTGGTTGCGGCGCAAGCTTCACCACCCGCAGCACCAAGAAGAGCGGAAACATCACTGTCGAGGTCTGCGCGCAGTGCCACCCGTTCTACACCGGCAAGCAGAAGATTCTCGACAGCGGCGGCCGCGTCGCCCGCTTCGAGAAGCGCTACGGCAAGCGCAAGGCTGCCGGCGAGACTGCCGACAAATAG
- a CDS encoding TetR/AcrR family transcriptional regulator has product MSMSVGTAAKSPATPEAKPPARSVKDRLIDAAEQCLTAKGIRATTVSEVAEVAGVSRGWLYRHFPDKAELLGAAIVRLNDAFWTESRTRLDAVTGLDQQIAVGVGLARKESETPGALVLKLRQEEPEAFTACVGLGVRSLIPEIAAFWEPYVQAAVDRGEIHQDTNRAEAAEWIARIMMSLATVPGEQCNVDDHDSVLHHARRYIVAALRSDPAG; this is encoded by the coding sequence ATGTCGATGAGCGTCGGCACTGCTGCCAAATCCCCGGCCACCCCGGAGGCCAAGCCTCCGGCCCGGTCCGTCAAAGACCGGCTGATCGACGCAGCGGAACAGTGCCTGACCGCGAAAGGCATCCGCGCCACCACCGTGTCCGAAGTAGCCGAGGTGGCCGGCGTCAGCCGCGGTTGGCTCTACCGACACTTCCCCGACAAAGCCGAGCTTCTCGGCGCCGCCATCGTCCGGCTCAACGACGCGTTCTGGACCGAGTCCCGCACCCGCCTCGACGCGGTGACCGGACTGGACCAGCAGATCGCGGTGGGCGTGGGGCTGGCGCGGAAAGAGTCCGAGACCCCGGGCGCGCTGGTTCTCAAGCTTCGCCAGGAGGAACCGGAGGCGTTCACGGCGTGCGTGGGCCTTGGCGTGCGGAGCCTGATCCCGGAGATCGCCGCATTCTGGGAGCCCTACGTCCAGGCGGCCGTCGACCGGGGTGAGATCCATCAGGACACCAACCGCGCCGAAGCCGCCGAATGGATCGCGCGGATCATGATGAGCCTCGCCACCGTGCCGGGTGAGCAGTGCAACGTCGACGACCACGATTCGGTGCTGCACCATGCGCGCCGCTACATCGTGGCCGCGTTGCGCAGCGATCCGGCGGGCTGA
- the prmC gene encoding peptide chain release factor N(5)-glutamine methyltransferase, producing the protein MRQMIDDATAALAAAGVGSPRVDAEFLAAHAAGTERGRVAFVEPDVTFDARLRELIAQRAERVPLQHLIGTAAFGPVTVHVGPGVFVPRPETESLLEWAAAQQLSSDPLIVDLCTGSGALAVALARSIPGARVIAVDDSDEALAYAQRNVAGTAVELVRADVTEPGLLGALDGAVDLLVANPPYIPDGTPLDPEVAQHDPAHALFGGADGMAVIEPIVTAAARLLVPGGRCAVEHDDTTTRQTVDAFLRVGGFSEVTARHDLAGRPRFVTAVRTG; encoded by the coding sequence ATGCGACAGATGATCGACGACGCCACCGCCGCTCTCGCCGCGGCAGGGGTGGGATCGCCTCGGGTCGACGCGGAGTTCCTGGCGGCCCACGCGGCAGGGACCGAGCGCGGACGCGTCGCGTTCGTCGAGCCCGACGTCACGTTCGATGCGCGCCTGCGCGAGCTGATCGCCCAGCGCGCCGAGCGCGTCCCGTTGCAGCACCTGATCGGAACCGCGGCGTTCGGCCCGGTCACCGTCCACGTCGGCCCCGGCGTGTTCGTGCCGCGGCCGGAAACCGAATCCCTACTGGAATGGGCTGCAGCGCAGCAATTGTCGAGTGACCCATTGATCGTCGACCTGTGCACCGGGTCGGGTGCGCTGGCGGTGGCACTGGCGCGGAGCATTCCAGGCGCGCGGGTCATCGCCGTCGACGACTCCGACGAGGCGCTCGCCTATGCGCAGCGCAATGTCGCCGGCACCGCCGTGGAGCTGGTGCGTGCAGACGTCACCGAGCCCGGCCTGCTCGGTGCGCTCGACGGCGCCGTCGACCTGCTCGTCGCCAACCCGCCCTACATCCCCGACGGCACGCCTCTGGACCCTGAAGTGGCCCAGCACGACCCGGCGCACGCGCTGTTCGGCGGCGCGGACGGCATGGCGGTGATAGAGCCCATCGTCACCGCGGCGGCCCGGCTGCTTGTGCCCGGCGGCCGCTGCGCCGTCGAGCACGACGACACGACGACACGACAGACCGTCGACGCGTTCCTGCGGGTCGGCGGTTTCAGCGAGGTGACGGCCCGACACGACCTCGCAGGCCGGCCACGATTCGTGACCGCGGTGCGGACCGGGTGA
- the fadD1 gene encoding fatty-acid--CoA ligase FadD1, with product MAETVQQLLRERADSDGIAVKFDGHTWTWREHLECAAVQAAALIGLADPARAMHVGVLLGNTPDMLTAMAAAGLGGYVVCGINNTRRGAALARDIQRADCQLVITDAAHRELLDGVELPGVRLLVIDTPEWDELMAQAGELTPHREVSATDTYMLIFTSGTSGDPKAVKMMHAMVLLAGAALAGRYELTPDDVCYLSMPLFHSNAVLAGWSVALNSGAAMAPAHFTATRFIDDVRRYGATYMNYVGKPLAYILASTERPDDIDNPLRVAFGNEASDRDIAEFSRRFGCEVWDGFGSTENAVTVTREEGCPPGSIGKGFPGVAIYNAETLTECDVAAFDEHGALVNGDTAIGELVNTQGAGMFAGYYNDEGATGERMRHGMFWSGDLAYRDADGWIYLAGRTADWMRVDGENMTAAPIERILIRLSAISRVAVYPVPDEYVGDQVMAAIVLQDDAKLTPEEFEAFLTGQPDLSPKAWPRYVWIADDLPSTATNKVLKRELVAMGTDLAGRTLWKRDGTVYRTVPGQE from the coding sequence TTGGCCGAGACAGTTCAGCAGTTGCTGCGCGAACGAGCCGACAGCGACGGCATCGCGGTGAAGTTCGACGGCCATACGTGGACGTGGCGTGAGCACCTCGAATGCGCCGCGGTGCAGGCTGCTGCGCTGATCGGCCTCGCCGACCCCGCGCGCGCCATGCACGTCGGCGTTCTGCTCGGCAACACCCCCGACATGCTCACCGCGATGGCTGCCGCCGGCCTCGGCGGCTACGTTGTGTGCGGTATCAACAACACCCGTCGGGGCGCCGCACTTGCCCGGGACATCCAGCGTGCCGACTGCCAGCTGGTCATCACCGACGCCGCCCATCGGGAGCTGTTGGACGGCGTGGAGCTGCCGGGGGTTCGGCTTCTGGTGATCGATACCCCGGAGTGGGACGAGCTGATGGCGCAGGCCGGTGAGCTGACACCGCACCGTGAAGTCAGCGCCACCGATACCTACATGCTCATTTTCACCTCCGGTACCAGCGGCGACCCCAAGGCCGTCAAGATGATGCACGCGATGGTGCTGCTGGCGGGTGCGGCGCTGGCCGGCCGATACGAGCTCACCCCCGACGACGTCTGCTATCTGTCCATGCCGCTGTTCCACAGCAATGCGGTGCTGGCCGGGTGGTCCGTCGCACTGAATTCCGGCGCGGCGATGGCACCCGCTCACTTCACCGCGACGCGGTTCATCGACGACGTCCGCCGCTACGGCGCCACCTATATGAACTACGTGGGCAAGCCATTGGCCTACATCCTGGCCAGCACCGAACGGCCCGACGACATCGACAACCCGCTGCGCGTGGCGTTTGGCAATGAGGCCAGCGACCGCGACATCGCCGAGTTTTCCCGGCGCTTCGGCTGCGAAGTGTGGGACGGCTTCGGATCGACCGAGAACGCGGTGACGGTGACGCGGGAGGAGGGCTGCCCGCCCGGGTCGATCGGCAAAGGTTTTCCCGGCGTGGCGATCTACAACGCCGAGACGCTGACCGAATGTGACGTCGCGGCATTCGACGAGCACGGAGCGCTGGTCAACGGCGACACGGCGATCGGCGAGTTGGTCAACACGCAGGGGGCCGGCATGTTCGCCGGTTACTACAACGACGAGGGTGCCACCGGCGAGCGCATGCGGCACGGCATGTTCTGGTCCGGCGATCTGGCCTACCGCGACGCCGACGGCTGGATCTACCTGGCTGGCCGCACCGCCGACTGGATGCGGGTCGACGGCGAGAACATGACGGCGGCACCGATCGAGCGCATCTTGATCCGCTTGTCCGCGATCAGCCGGGTGGCGGTGTACCCCGTTCCCGACGAGTACGTCGGCGACCAGGTGATGGCCGCGATCGTGCTGCAGGACGACGCGAAGCTCACGCCCGAGGAGTTCGAGGCGTTCCTGACCGGGCAGCCCGACCTGTCGCCCAAAGCGTGGCCGCGCTACGTCTGGATCGCCGACGACCTGCCCAGCACCGCGACGAACAAGGTGCTCAAGCGCGAACTCGTCGCCATGGGCACCGATCTGGCCGGCCGGACGTTGTGGAAGCGCGACGGCACGGTCTACCGGACGGTGCCGGGACAGGAATAG
- the prfA gene encoding peptide chain release factor 1, with amino-acid sequence MTKAAPAIEVILAEHAELEQRLSEPELHADPAAARKAGRRFAQLSPIVATYRKLEEARGDLGAARELAADDDSFADEVDELDATVDKLETQLTDLLAPRDPHDADDVVMEVKSGEGGEESALFAADLARMYIRYAERHGWTVTMLGETTSDLGGYKDATLSISSKGDSADGVWSRLKFEGGVHRVQRVPVTESQGRVHTSAAGVLVYPEPEEVEQVQIDESDLRIDVYRSSGKGGQGVNTTDSAVRITHLPTGIVVTCQNERSQLQNKARAMLVLAARLQALAEEQASADASADRASQIRTVDRSERIRTYNYPENRIADHRINYKSHNLDQVLDGDMDALLDALAAADKQARLQST; translated from the coding sequence ATGACCAAGGCCGCACCCGCGATCGAGGTGATTCTGGCCGAGCATGCCGAGTTGGAACAGCGTCTGTCCGAGCCCGAACTGCACGCTGACCCAGCCGCAGCGCGGAAGGCGGGCCGCCGCTTCGCGCAGCTGTCGCCCATCGTCGCGACGTACCGCAAGTTGGAGGAAGCCCGCGGTGACCTGGGCGCGGCCCGCGAACTGGCCGCCGACGACGACTCCTTCGCCGACGAGGTCGACGAGCTCGACGCCACCGTCGACAAGCTCGAGACGCAGCTGACCGACCTGCTCGCCCCGCGCGACCCGCACGACGCCGACGACGTCGTGATGGAGGTCAAGTCCGGTGAGGGCGGCGAGGAGTCGGCGCTGTTCGCCGCGGACCTGGCCCGGATGTACATCCGCTATGCCGAACGGCATGGCTGGACTGTCACGATGCTCGGCGAGACGACCTCCGATCTCGGTGGCTACAAGGACGCGACGCTGTCGATCAGCAGCAAGGGTGACTCCGCCGACGGTGTGTGGTCCCGGCTGAAGTTCGAAGGAGGCGTCCACCGCGTGCAGCGGGTGCCCGTCACCGAGTCGCAGGGCCGCGTGCACACCTCGGCGGCCGGCGTGCTCGTCTACCCCGAACCCGAAGAGGTGGAGCAGGTCCAGATCGACGAGTCAGATCTGCGCATCGACGTCTACCGGTCATCCGGCAAAGGCGGTCAGGGCGTCAACACCACCGACTCCGCCGTCCGCATCACCCACCTGCCCACCGGCATCGTCGTGACATGCCAGAACGAGCGCAGCCAGCTGCAGAACAAAGCCCGCGCCATGCTGGTGCTGGCGGCGCGCCTCCAGGCGCTCGCCGAGGAGCAGGCCAGTGCTGACGCATCGGCCGACCGCGCCAGCCAGATTCGCACCGTCGACCGCAGCGAACGGATTCGTACCTACAACTATCCGGAGAACCGGATCGCCGATCACCGGATCAACTACAAGTCGCACAACCTCGACCAGGTGCTCGACGGCGACATGGACGCGTTGCTCGACGCCCTCGCCGCCGCGGACAAGCAAGCCCGGTTGCAGAGCACGTGA
- the rho gene encoding transcription termination factor Rho: MTDTDLITADGSNESSELPKSVTNVSTSAEAGAPVSAPAADDAPAAAAPARRGALTGMVLPELRALAKEIGVEGASGLRKGELIAAIRERRGESNGTSAPKAASPAPAEAPAESTDTSDKGAAGGDATAQTADAQPPQRRRERRGASREQGGPTNEPAKSEDNADATQADAGEAADRDKKSQQDPEAGGRDTRQNRDNQRNQDTRNQDNRNQDNRNQDNKADSEQDNRSDGGGQNRGGRGGDNSARDRGDNNARDRGGDNNRDRGGDNNRDRGGDNNLDDDGDGRQGRRGRRFRDRKRRDRGEGGGNAGGGQDRDTELREDDVVQPVAGILDVLDNYAFVRTSGYLAGPNDVYVSMNMVRKNGLRRGDAVTGAVRVPKDGGDNTNQRQKFNPLVRLDSVNGKPVEEAKKRPEFQKLTPLYPNQRLRLETTPDKLTTRVIDLIMPIGKGQRALIVSPPKAGKTTIMQDIANAITRNNPECHLMVVLVDERPEEVTDMQRSVKGEVIASTFDRPPSDHTQAAELAIERAKRLVEQGKDVVVLLDSITRLGRAYNNASPASGRILSGGVDSTALYPPKRFLGAARNIEEGGSLTIIATAMVETGSTGDTVIFEEFKGTGNAELKLDRKISERRVFPAVDVNPSGTRKDELLLSADEFAVVHKLRRVLSGLDPHQAIDLLMSQLRKSKNNYEFLVQVSKNTPGGNDHD; the protein is encoded by the coding sequence GTGACTGATACGGACCTCATCACGGCTGATGGCAGCAACGAAAGCAGTGAGCTGCCGAAGTCCGTGACAAACGTCTCCACCTCCGCGGAAGCAGGTGCGCCCGTCTCGGCGCCCGCCGCGGATGATGCCCCGGCAGCGGCCGCCCCCGCTCGTCGTGGTGCTCTGACCGGCATGGTCCTGCCGGAGCTGCGCGCTCTGGCCAAGGAGATCGGTGTCGAAGGCGCTTCCGGCCTGCGCAAGGGCGAACTGATCGCGGCCATCCGGGAACGTCGCGGCGAATCCAACGGCACGTCCGCGCCCAAGGCCGCTTCGCCTGCCCCCGCAGAGGCCCCTGCCGAGTCCACGGACACGAGCGACAAGGGTGCGGCCGGCGGCGACGCAACCGCCCAGACCGCGGATGCGCAGCCTCCTCAGCGTCGCCGTGAGCGCCGGGGCGCCTCGCGTGAGCAGGGCGGCCCGACGAACGAGCCCGCCAAGAGCGAGGACAACGCCGACGCCACGCAAGCCGACGCCGGTGAGGCCGCGGACCGTGACAAGAAGTCGCAGCAGGATCCGGAGGCTGGTGGCCGCGACACCCGGCAGAACCGGGACAATCAGCGCAACCAGGACACCCGGAACCAGGACAACCGCAACCAGGACAACCGCAACCAGGACAACAAGGCCGACTCCGAGCAGGACAACCGGTCCGACGGCGGCGGCCAGAACCGTGGCGGTCGCGGCGGCGACAACAGTGCGCGCGACCGGGGCGACAACAACGCCCGCGACCGGGGCGGCGACAACAACCGTGACCGGGGCGGCGACAACAACCGCGACCGCGGCGGCGACAACAACCTCGACGACGACGGCGATGGCCGGCAAGGTCGTCGGGGCCGCCGGTTCCGCGACCGCAAGCGCCGCGACCGCGGTGAGGGCGGCGGCAACGCAGGCGGGGGTCAGGACCGCGACACCGAGCTGCGCGAGGACGATGTCGTGCAGCCCGTGGCCGGCATCCTCGACGTACTCGACAACTACGCGTTCGTGCGCACGTCGGGTTACCTCGCCGGTCCGAACGACGTGTACGTCTCGATGAACATGGTCCGCAAGAACGGTTTGCGGCGCGGCGACGCGGTCACCGGCGCGGTGCGCGTCCCCAAGGATGGCGGCGACAACACCAACCAGCGGCAGAAGTTCAACCCGCTCGTCCGGCTGGACAGCGTGAACGGCAAGCCGGTCGAGGAAGCCAAGAAGCGGCCCGAGTTCCAGAAACTCACACCGCTCTACCCGAACCAGCGGCTGCGTCTGGAGACGACTCCGGACAAGCTGACGACGCGCGTCATCGACCTGATCATGCCGATCGGCAAGGGGCAGCGCGCCCTGATCGTGTCTCCGCCCAAGGCCGGTAAGACCACGATCATGCAGGACATCGCCAACGCGATCACCCGCAACAATCCGGAATGCCACCTGATGGTGGTGCTCGTCGACGAGCGGCCGGAAGAGGTCACCGACATGCAGCGCTCGGTCAAGGGTGAGGTCATCGCCTCCACCTTCGACCGGCCGCCGTCCGACCACACCCAGGCCGCCGAGCTCGCCATCGAGCGGGCCAAGCGCCTGGTCGAGCAGGGCAAGGACGTTGTCGTGCTGCTGGACTCGATCACCCGGCTGGGCCGCGCCTACAACAACGCCTCGCCCGCCTCGGGCCGGATCCTGTCCGGTGGTGTCGATTCCACCGCTCTGTATCCGCCGAAGCGCTTCCTCGGCGCCGCGCGCAACATCGAAGAAGGCGGGTCGCTGACGATCATCGCCACCGCGATGGTCGAGACCGGCTCCACCGGTGACACGGTGATCTTCGAGGAGTTCAAGGGCACCGGTAACGCCGAGCTCAAGCTCGACCGCAAGATCTCCGAGCGGCGCGTCTTCCCCGCGGTCGACGTCAACCCGTCGGGCACCCGTAAGGACGAGCTGCTGCTGTCCGCCGACGAGTTCGCGGTGGTGCACAAGCTGCGCCGGGTGCTCTCGGGTCTGGACCCGCATCAGGCGATCGACCTGTTGATGAGCCAGCTGCGCAAGTCCAAGAACAACTACGAGTTCCTGGTCCAGGTGTCGAAGAACACCCCCGGCGGCAACGACCACGACTGA